From Spirosoma aerolatum, one genomic window encodes:
- a CDS encoding arylsulfatase: MKQRPSLLNVCFILLLAGGLLMAYRPQQASPVRPPNIIYIYADDLGYAELGCYGQQKIRTPHLDQIAREGMRFTQHYTSMPVCAPARCMLLTGKHGGHSYIRGNYEMGGFADSLEGGQMPLYPGAFTIGRMLQQAGYKTACIGKWGLGMASTTGNPNEQGFDYFYGYLDQKQAHNYYPTHLWENGKPDRLNNPIIDVHRKLTPETATPEAFAYYRGNDYAIDKLAQKAESFIRQNKNGPFFLYLPFTVPHASLQAPEAAVNEYVGKFDDKPYLGQQSYASTPYPRATYAAMITYMDTKVGQIMQLLKELKLDDNTLVMFSSDNGTTFNGGVEAAYFNSVGTLRGLKMDVYEGGIREPMLARWPGKIKAGQVTDQVSVQYDLLATLADLVGYKQPFTTDGLSFLPTLLGQSDRQKQHPFLYWEYPEKGGQLAIRVGNWKAVKTNLRKNRAATWELYDLAHDVSETTNVAAQHPDLLRQLDAIVAREHRPTHINEWEIINPKL; encoded by the coding sequence ATGAAGCAACGACCGTCTTTACTCAACGTTTGTTTTATACTCCTGCTGGCAGGTGGCTTGTTGATGGCGTATCGGCCTCAACAAGCTTCGCCTGTCCGTCCGCCCAATATCATTTATATCTATGCCGATGATCTGGGCTATGCCGAATTGGGGTGTTATGGACAGCAGAAAATCAGAACCCCTCATCTGGACCAGATCGCCCGCGAGGGCATGCGGTTTACCCAGCATTACACCAGTATGCCCGTCTGCGCACCCGCCCGCTGTATGCTACTGACCGGCAAACACGGTGGACATTCGTACATCCGGGGCAATTATGAAATGGGTGGTTTTGCCGACTCGCTGGAAGGTGGACAGATGCCACTGTATCCGGGGGCGTTTACCATCGGCCGGATGCTGCAACAGGCGGGGTACAAGACGGCCTGCATTGGTAAATGGGGATTAGGCATGGCGAGCACCACCGGCAATCCGAACGAGCAGGGCTTCGATTACTTCTATGGCTATCTGGATCAAAAACAGGCGCATAATTACTACCCGACGCACCTCTGGGAAAACGGAAAACCTGACCGCCTGAATAATCCCATTATTGACGTACACCGGAAACTGACACCCGAAACAGCTACCCCCGAAGCGTTTGCCTACTATCGGGGCAATGACTACGCGATTGACAAACTGGCTCAGAAAGCAGAGAGTTTTATTCGGCAGAACAAGAATGGCCCATTTTTTTTGTACTTGCCATTCACTGTGCCGCATGCATCCTTGCAGGCTCCCGAAGCGGCTGTGAACGAATATGTTGGTAAGTTTGACGACAAACCGTATCTGGGTCAGCAGAGTTACGCATCGACGCCCTACCCACGCGCAACCTATGCGGCCATGATTACTTATATGGATACGAAAGTGGGGCAGATCATGCAACTACTGAAAGAGCTGAAACTGGACGACAACACGCTGGTCATGTTTTCGAGCGACAACGGCACCACGTTCAACGGTGGGGTAGAGGCTGCGTATTTCAACAGCGTTGGTACGTTGCGGGGACTGAAAATGGATGTCTACGAAGGCGGTATTCGCGAACCCATGCTGGCCCGATGGCCGGGAAAAATAAAGGCGGGACAGGTCACCGATCAGGTTTCGGTGCAGTACGATTTGCTGGCTACACTGGCCGATCTGGTCGGCTACAAACAGCCGTTCACTACCGATGGCCTGTCGTTTCTGCCAACCCTGCTCGGGCAATCGGACCGTCAGAAGCAGCACCCCTTTTTATATTGGGAATATCCTGAAAAGGGTGGACAACTCGCCATTCGGGTGGGTAACTGGAAAGCCGTAAAGACTAATTTGCGGAAGAACCGGGCTGCCACCTGGGAATTGTACGATCTGGCCCACGATGTCAGTGAAACGACTAACGTAGCCGCCCAGCATCCCGACCTGCTGCGGCAACTTGATGCCATCGTTGCCAGAGAACACAGACCAACGCACATCAACGAATGGGAAATCATCAACCCGAAATTATAA
- the arfB gene encoding alternative ribosome rescue aminoacyl-tRNA hydrolase ArfB, which produces MDATRLQPEIQYQFARSGGAGGQNVNKVATKAELRFNVRLSTLLTDDERAILEEKLATKLTTEGELVLTHQTERTQLANKEKVTRKFYRLIEKAFETPKPRKATKPSKASIEERISQKKRKADVKEGRKRVDY; this is translated from the coding sequence ATGGATGCCACACGATTACAGCCCGAAATTCAGTACCAGTTTGCCCGCAGTGGGGGAGCGGGTGGCCAGAATGTGAACAAAGTTGCCACCAAAGCGGAGTTGCGGTTCAATGTTCGTCTATCGACATTGCTTACCGACGATGAGCGGGCCATTCTGGAAGAGAAGTTAGCAACTAAACTGACTACGGAGGGCGAACTGGTCCTGACCCATCAAACCGAGCGCACTCAACTAGCCAATAAGGAGAAAGTTACCAGGAAGTTTTATCGGCTGATTGAAAAAGCTTTCGAAACACCTAAACCCCGCAAAGCTACCAAGCCTTCCAAAGCTTCAATTGAAGAACGCATTAGTCAGAAGAAGCGTAAAGCTGACGTGAAAGAGGGTCGCAAACGCGTGGATTATTAG
- a CDS encoding FecR family protein, producing the protein MEAEINKELIFSHFDRKTSPLQREMIAQWLQQKSNEEQYYEWLEEWEMKHPQYLAQTGNALQRYVTFLTENPHSDAGSVAEGANVRPLTDERTWRQWLVAATVLLLLGLGSFLFRNQIRYQTYQTAFGETRSMRLADGSTVVLNANSSLRVPRWGFGHETREVWLTGEAAFSVTHTADDQKFVVKTANKFDVVVLGTEFSVFARKRGARVVLNKGKVRLHYQEGQTAKQVTMKPGDLVTLDPQNHLALKTLQQPQQQLAWQEKRFVFDETTLQEVAYLLEENYGLQVSIKDRALAERILMGSFRADNVDQLLQSISELLDISVVRQGNQVQIMDQ; encoded by the coding sequence ATGGAAGCCGAAATAAACAAAGAGTTGATATTTAGCCATTTTGATCGAAAAACCTCGCCCCTCCAGCGTGAGATGATCGCTCAGTGGCTCCAACAGAAATCCAACGAAGAGCAATACTACGAATGGCTGGAAGAGTGGGAAATGAAGCACCCGCAGTATCTGGCTCAGACCGGCAACGCCCTCCAACGCTACGTCACCTTTTTAACGGAAAACCCACATTCGGATGCGGGTAGCGTTGCGGAGGGTGCAAATGTTCGGCCACTTACGGATGAGCGAACCTGGCGTCAATGGCTGGTAGCGGCTACTGTTCTACTGCTGCTTGGATTGGGTAGTTTTCTGTTCCGCAACCAGATACGGTATCAGACCTACCAAACGGCGTTTGGAGAAACGCGTTCGATGCGACTGGCCGATGGAAGCACGGTGGTGCTGAATGCCAATTCCAGCTTGCGGGTGCCTCGCTGGGGTTTTGGCCATGAAACCCGCGAAGTCTGGCTGACGGGCGAAGCGGCTTTCTCTGTGACTCACACGGCTGATGACCAGAAGTTTGTGGTAAAAACGGCGAATAAGTTCGACGTGGTTGTATTGGGTACAGAATTCTCCGTCTTTGCCCGAAAGCGAGGGGCCAGAGTGGTGTTGAACAAGGGGAAAGTGCGGTTGCATTACCAGGAAGGGCAAACGGCTAAGCAGGTTACGATGAAACCGGGCGATCTGGTAACGCTCGATCCACAGAACCATTTAGCCCTGAAAACGCTCCAGCAGCCGCAGCAACAACTCGCCTGGCAGGAAAAACGATTCGTGTTCGATGAAACCACCCTGCAGGAAGTAGCTTATCTGCTCGAAGAAAATTACGGCCTCCAGGTTTCGATCAAGGACCGGGCGCTGGCCGAGCGGATACTCATGGGTTCGTTCAGGGCCGACAATGTCGATCAGCTTTTGCAGTCCATTTCAGAACTGCTCGACATCAGTGTGGTTCGGCAGGGCAATCAGGTGCAGATTATGGATCAGTAA
- a CDS encoding SusC/RagA family TonB-linked outer membrane protein yields MINPLRKTVPIGLLSMLLLVGLRPGWSQSVVFASNVQQKQVATTHVLNRQLKDVLNDLKTQYGAEILFELRTVDGISVSSDKLNAKSTLEKNLETLLRPLGLRYKKVNSNSYLILAEKKPKKVALLNSQQVETVTAQELNSSVDIPVKTPAALASMGIRTEVVAGPITGTVKGQSGETLPGINVVIKNTTKGTSTDADGKFTIDAPATAVLVFSGIGFTTQEVSVGGRSRLDVTLVTDNKQLDEVVVVGYGTQKRESLTNAVSQIGGEEVARRPVSNIQQSLQGQLPGVTVLDQGGSPGRSTTAIRVRGITTFNINGIGNTAGTNNGSGGYDMSKNDALVIVDGIEQRLQDINPDDIESISILKDAASTAIYGSRATNGVVLVTTKRAKGSKVQVDYNGYYAIQKSINTPHMMGIEDYMRMQVAAYTNAGSALPARFTEQSIQAYVTATDREKYPLPNTWFQTVLHSAPQQNHTLSVAGGGEALRTRLSLRYQDQGGIITNYNSKIGEIRLNTDYTITPRLRVSGDINYRYNYSQTPNVDPINFLLHGSLWAVPKYADGTYGLSTQGNNPIMYAEISGLNKRFADYLVGSIKGEWDIVDGLTFSTQLAGRAYYTQEKNFANSYVNTDKNTNITKTVANNTLNEVRNTLREYTLISLLTYTKSVGDHNIKGLLGYSQIGNTQNFLTAYRERFYNNDIQSIGQGANDGTKSNSGNDAVYGLRSYFGRINYDYNGKYLVEVNGRYDGSSKFTGNKQYSFFPSFSAGWRLSKEAFWQGIQPTISDLKLRGSWGITGNQSVDLYSYYASLKASGYDFNGAAVQGYRQTSLANTNLGWESTTQLDLGLDASFLRGRMNLTVDYYRKLTNDILLNLDIPATVGLTAPPQNAGSVENKGWEFSLNYRGAKSTSGFQYNLGGNFSINENKVVDLKGTGPYILGSDIDPRYIIAVGLPINTLWGYKTAGLFQSQAEIDAYKATYAANTKPGDVKYLDLNGDGKIDANDMTNIGNNFPKYTFGLNSSFSFKNFELNLLFQGAAKVDTRLAGALAEMGNQEGFTHSIYTNNYWTPDHTDARFPRPLKFDLRNVATSDRLIIDGSYIRLKNIQLAYSLPAPIASKLRLNRIRAYVSATNIFTISKLNEWNLDPEVGSGRAVYYPQTSLYTLGLNLNF; encoded by the coding sequence ATGATAAATCCGCTACGAAAAACCGTACCGATAGGTTTACTTTCCATGCTCCTGCTGGTTGGGCTTCGACCCGGCTGGTCGCAATCGGTTGTATTTGCCAGCAATGTTCAGCAAAAGCAGGTAGCAACTACCCATGTATTGAACCGTCAGCTCAAGGATGTGCTGAATGATCTGAAAACCCAATATGGTGCTGAGATCCTGTTCGAACTGCGAACCGTCGATGGGATTTCGGTCTCGTCGGATAAGCTTAATGCCAAATCGACGCTCGAAAAAAATCTGGAGACTCTGCTGCGTCCTCTGGGATTACGCTACAAAAAAGTAAACAGCAATTCGTACTTGATTCTGGCTGAAAAAAAGCCGAAAAAAGTAGCGCTTCTCAATAGCCAGCAGGTCGAAACCGTTACTGCCCAGGAGCTTAATTCATCGGTGGATATACCTGTAAAAACACCAGCCGCGTTAGCATCGATGGGTATCCGAACCGAGGTGGTTGCAGGACCGATTACGGGTACGGTGAAAGGCCAGTCGGGTGAGACCTTACCCGGCATCAACGTAGTCATTAAGAACACCACCAAAGGGACCAGTACAGATGCCGATGGAAAATTCACGATTGATGCTCCCGCCACAGCCGTCCTGGTTTTTTCGGGGATTGGTTTTACAACGCAGGAGGTTTCGGTCGGAGGCCGCAGCCGCCTGGATGTTACGCTGGTCACAGATAATAAGCAGCTTGACGAGGTCGTCGTGGTGGGTTACGGAACGCAGAAGCGCGAAAGCCTGACCAATGCCGTATCGCAGATTGGTGGCGAAGAAGTGGCCCGTCGGCCGGTTTCCAACATCCAGCAGTCGTTGCAGGGACAGTTGCCGGGCGTTACGGTGTTAGATCAGGGTGGATCGCCGGGCCGATCCACAACGGCCATTCGGGTTCGGGGAATTACGACCTTCAACATCAACGGTATTGGCAACACGGCAGGCACCAACAACGGCTCGGGTGGGTACGACATGAGCAAAAACGATGCGCTCGTGATTGTCGATGGGATTGAGCAGCGTTTGCAGGATATTAACCCGGACGATATTGAATCCATTTCGATTCTGAAAGACGCGGCTTCAACCGCCATTTACGGCTCGCGGGCTACGAACGGCGTGGTACTGGTAACCACCAAACGGGCCAAAGGCAGCAAGGTTCAGGTGGATTACAACGGCTATTACGCCATTCAGAAATCCATCAATACCCCCCATATGATGGGTATTGAAGACTATATGCGGATGCAGGTGGCGGCTTATACGAATGCCGGTTCGGCTTTGCCCGCCCGCTTTACCGAACAGTCGATACAGGCCTACGTAACCGCTACCGACCGCGAGAAATATCCATTGCCCAATACGTGGTTTCAGACAGTACTACATTCGGCTCCTCAGCAAAACCACACCTTATCGGTAGCGGGTGGCGGTGAGGCTTTGCGTACCCGGTTGAGCCTGCGCTATCAGGATCAGGGCGGGATTATTACGAATTATAACAGCAAAATCGGGGAAATCCGGCTCAATACCGATTATACCATTACACCCCGATTGCGCGTGAGTGGCGATATTAACTACCGCTACAATTACTCCCAAACCCCGAATGTCGACCCGATCAATTTCTTGTTACATGGCTCATTGTGGGCCGTTCCCAAATACGCGGATGGCACGTATGGTCTGAGTACGCAGGGGAATAATCCCATCATGTACGCCGAAATCAGTGGATTGAACAAGCGATTTGCGGACTATCTGGTTGGCTCGATTAAGGGCGAATGGGACATTGTGGACGGGCTTACCTTCTCGACCCAACTGGCAGGACGGGCTTATTACACGCAGGAAAAGAACTTCGCCAATTCGTACGTAAACACCGATAAGAATACGAATATCACCAAAACGGTGGCCAACAACACCCTGAATGAGGTTAGGAATACGCTACGGGAGTACACGCTCATCAGTTTGTTGACGTACACAAAGAGTGTCGGCGATCATAATATTAAAGGCTTGCTGGGATATTCGCAGATTGGTAACACCCAAAACTTCCTGACTGCCTACCGCGAACGGTTCTACAACAACGATATTCAGTCGATTGGGCAGGGGGCGAATGATGGCACCAAGAGCAATTCGGGGAACGACGCAGTCTATGGACTTCGGTCGTATTTCGGGCGGATCAACTACGATTACAATGGCAAATACCTGGTCGAAGTGAATGGCCGCTACGATGGCTCGTCGAAGTTTACGGGTAATAAGCAGTATAGTTTCTTTCCATCGTTCTCAGCAGGCTGGCGGCTCTCGAAAGAAGCGTTCTGGCAGGGTATCCAGCCAACGATTAGCGATCTGAAACTACGCGGTTCGTGGGGCATAACAGGGAACCAGTCGGTCGATCTGTACAGCTATTATGCCTCGTTGAAAGCCAGTGGCTATGATTTCAATGGCGCGGCTGTGCAGGGCTATCGGCAAACGAGTCTGGCGAATACCAACCTGGGCTGGGAATCGACAACCCAACTGGACCTGGGCCTCGATGCATCGTTCCTGCGGGGGCGTATGAACCTGACGGTCGATTATTACCGCAAGCTCACCAACGATATTCTGCTGAATCTGGATATTCCGGCGACGGTTGGGCTGACGGCTCCTCCGCAAAATGCCGGTTCGGTCGAAAACAAGGGCTGGGAATTTAGCCTGAACTATCGCGGGGCTAAAAGCACATCGGGTTTTCAGTATAATCTGGGCGGTAATTTCAGCATTAATGAAAATAAGGTTGTCGATCTGAAAGGCACCGGGCCGTACATTCTCGGTTCGGATATTGACCCCCGTTACATTATCGCCGTGGGGTTACCCATCAACACCTTGTGGGGCTACAAAACTGCCGGGCTATTTCAGTCGCAGGCGGAGATCGATGCCTACAAGGCGACCTATGCGGCCAATACTAAACCCGGCGACGTAAAGTATCTAGATCTAAACGGCGATGGCAAGATCGACGCCAATGATATGACTAACATCGGGAATAATTTTCCGAAGTACACCTTTGGTCTTAACTCCAGTTTTTCATTCAAGAATTTTGAGTTGAACCTGCTCTTTCAAGGCGCTGCCAAAGTCGATACCCGTTTAGCTGGAGCGTTGGCCGAAATGGGTAACCAGGAAGGCTTTACCCACTCGATCTATACCAACAACTACTGGACGCCCGACCATACCGATGCGCGTTTCCCCCGACCACTGAAGTTCGATCTGCGGAACGTGGCTACGTCGGATCGGTTGATTATCGATGGTTCGTATATCCGGCTGAAAAACATTCAGTTGGCGTATTCACTGCCTGCCCCGATCGCCAGCAAGTTGCGGCTGAACCGGATTCGGGCGTATGTGTCGGCTACCAACATATTTACCATTTCGAAATTGAACGAGTGGAATCTGGACCCTGAAGTTGGGTCGGGTCGGGCGGTATATTATCCGCAAACGTCGCTGTATACGCTTGGCCTTAACCTGAACTTCTAA
- a CDS encoding RNA polymerase sigma-70 factor produces MQIRPLIPTSDQPTPVPLTDQGLAHEQAETASTDTELFIRRAFAESPKKGCELLFRRYHQALCSHAVRFVYSKETAEDLVSDVFCKFWKTKAYENVTSSYRYYLFRSVRNEAYNYLRLEFQELDDIENAETRETASSQRPDQVLQFEEVFRRVEDLVEALPPQCRKVFLLSRFEGKKYADIAAELGISIKTVEVHMVKALGLVRKGLKDHWLVMLVAAWRLLLPY; encoded by the coding sequence ATGCAAATTCGACCCCTGATCCCAACGTCCGATCAACCGACTCCGGTACCGCTTACCGATCAGGGTTTGGCCCATGAACAAGCGGAAACGGCCAGCACCGATACTGAACTCTTCATCCGACGGGCGTTTGCCGAAAGCCCGAAAAAAGGCTGCGAGCTGCTATTCCGGCGGTATCATCAGGCATTGTGCAGCCATGCCGTTCGGTTCGTGTATTCGAAAGAAACCGCCGAAGATCTGGTGAGCGATGTGTTCTGCAAGTTCTGGAAAACCAAGGCCTACGAGAACGTTACCTCATCCTATCGCTACTACCTGTTTCGCAGCGTTCGCAACGAAGCCTATAACTACCTCCGGCTGGAATTTCAGGAACTGGACGATATTGAGAATGCCGAAACGCGGGAAACCGCCAGCAGCCAGCGGCCCGATCAGGTTCTCCAGTTCGAAGAGGTATTTCGGCGGGTCGAAGATCTGGTTGAAGCCCTGCCTCCACAATGCCGTAAAGTGTTTCTGTTGAGTCGGTTCGAGGGAAAGAAATATGCCGACATCGCAGCTGAACTGGGGATCTCCATCAAAACAGTCGAAGTGCACATGGTCAAGGCGCTGGGCCTGGTTCGGAAAGGGCTGAAAGATCATTGGCTCGTCATGCTCGTGGCCGCCTGGCGGTTGCTTTTGCCGTATTAA
- a CDS encoding RagB/SusD family nutrient uptake outer membrane protein, which produces MKPIRYYIPLVVLALSAGLSLTSCDRDLLDTVPNDRLSEDLFWKTENDARLAANSLYTDLDSTNIFSWDALTDIGHVNQPFDLHAYIELGQYDATSSRVYGEWAKAYKGIRACNYFLANVDKVPSTNTTLINQFKGEARALRAYQYLKLASLFGDVPLVTTAISLDESRALARTPVSQIWDFVDKELSDAAGLLPATYAAVDKGRITKGAAVGLRARANLYAGRYQQAADAADQVIKLGIYGLNDSYEKLFSYAAENNKEVLLDRQFIKDTYPVNVFSYMAPYSQKSANSNFVPTKALVDMYETTAGKLISDPTSGYDPVTPYANRDPRLKFSIFLTGDVLPSGATFRPEPNSGTPDAIGNTYIASTTGFNLKKYINADDYANPGNNGINIILLRYAEILLTYAEAKIELNQIDASVLNAINTVRNGRSDVKQPSITGTPTQAELRAIVRRERTVELAFEGQHLFDIRRWKTAETVVPGPVYGITYKGTDGKLTTVQVVGINRVFDKSRHYLWPIPQKERNLTPTLSQNPGW; this is translated from the coding sequence ATGAAACCAATACGTTATTATATACCTCTGGTCGTACTGGCACTTAGCGCTGGACTATCACTAACTTCCTGCGACCGTGATCTGCTGGACACTGTTCCGAATGACCGCCTGTCGGAAGACCTGTTCTGGAAAACGGAGAACGATGCCCGGCTGGCGGCCAATTCATTGTACACCGATCTCGACAGTACCAATATTTTTAGCTGGGACGCTCTGACGGATATTGGCCACGTCAATCAGCCGTTCGATTTACACGCCTATATCGAGCTGGGACAATATGATGCTACCAGCTCGCGGGTATATGGTGAGTGGGCCAAAGCGTACAAGGGTATCCGGGCCTGCAATTATTTTCTGGCCAATGTGGATAAAGTGCCATCGACCAATACTACGCTTATTAACCAGTTCAAAGGCGAAGCGCGGGCACTACGGGCCTACCAATACCTCAAACTGGCGAGTTTGTTTGGTGACGTACCACTCGTAACAACGGCTATTTCACTGGACGAAAGCCGGGCTTTAGCGCGCACACCTGTTTCACAGATCTGGGATTTTGTCGATAAAGAACTGAGCGATGCGGCCGGGCTATTGCCTGCTACGTATGCGGCCGTCGATAAAGGCCGGATTACCAAAGGCGCAGCTGTTGGGCTTCGGGCGCGGGCTAATCTGTATGCCGGTCGCTATCAGCAAGCTGCCGATGCGGCCGATCAGGTGATCAAGCTGGGTATTTATGGACTGAACGATTCGTATGAAAAGCTGTTTTCGTATGCGGCTGAGAACAACAAGGAGGTGCTGCTGGATCGGCAGTTTATCAAGGATACCTACCCCGTCAACGTGTTCTCTTATATGGCACCATACAGTCAGAAAAGCGCCAACAGCAACTTTGTACCGACCAAAGCGCTGGTGGATATGTACGAGACGACGGCGGGTAAGCTCATTTCCGACCCAACCAGCGGCTATGACCCGGTAACTCCCTATGCTAATCGTGACCCCCGGCTCAAATTTTCGATTTTCCTGACGGGCGATGTATTGCCGAGTGGCGCTACGTTCCGTCCTGAACCGAACAGCGGTACCCCCGATGCGATTGGGAACACCTACATTGCCTCGACTACAGGCTTCAACCTCAAGAAGTACATCAATGCAGACGATTACGCTAATCCGGGCAACAACGGTATCAACATCATCCTGCTACGGTATGCCGAAATCCTGTTGACCTATGCCGAAGCGAAGATCGAGTTGAACCAGATCGACGCGAGTGTGCTCAATGCCATCAATACCGTTCGCAATGGCCGTTCTGATGTGAAACAACCGTCCATTACAGGTACACCAACCCAGGCTGAGTTACGGGCTATCGTTCGTCGGGAGCGGACGGTTGAACTGGCATTCGAAGGGCAGCACCTGTTCGATATTCGTCGCTGGAAAACGGCTGAAACGGTAGTCCCCGGCCCGGTTTATGGCATCACGTATAAAGGAACGGATGGTAAACTGACAACGGTTCAGGTTGTGGGTATCAATCGGGTATTCGATAAATCCCGGCATTATCTTTGGCCCATTCCGCAAAAAGAACGAAACCTTACCCCCACACTCTCGCAGAATCCGGGTTGGTAG
- a CDS encoding sulfatase family protein translates to MNLLPRRLSHVLLTTFALIGVGLLISAWVEKPAPAPPNVVLFFMDDMGYGDLSVTGALDYTTPNLDRMAAEGSRFSNFLVAQAVCSASRAALLTGCYPNRLGISGALGPNSPIGLNPNEETLADLLKERGYATGIFGKWHLGDRKQFLPLQQGFDEYYGVPYSHDMWPLHPAQAQAHYPPLNWIEGNEPKEEIKDLNDASKITSTVTEKALSFIRRHKNAPFFLYVPHPLPHVPLAASDKFKGKTARGLFGDVLTELDWSVGQILGELKKQNLDKNTLVIFISDNGPWLNYGDHAGSSGGFREGKGTSFEGGHRVPCLVRWPGVVPAGRVCNKLLTTMDILPTVTRLCGARLPKNRIDGVDWIALLKGDESVTPRDKFYYYYRKNSLEAVREGDWKLVLAHPGRTYEGFLPGQNGKPGPSTETHEFPAGLYDLRRDPGERYDVREQHPEIVAKLEKIAEEARADLGDDIQKRAGTNVREPGRITQ, encoded by the coding sequence ATGAATTTACTTCCCCGACGGTTGTCTCACGTATTACTAACTACCTTCGCATTGATTGGCGTTGGTTTATTGATCAGTGCCTGGGTCGAGAAACCGGCTCCAGCTCCACCCAATGTCGTTCTGTTTTTTATGGACGATATGGGCTATGGCGACTTATCCGTAACCGGAGCACTGGACTACACAACGCCAAATCTGGATCGCATGGCCGCCGAAGGGTCGCGATTCTCCAACTTCCTGGTCGCTCAGGCGGTCTGTAGCGCGTCGCGGGCGGCTCTGCTGACGGGTTGTTATCCGAATCGGCTGGGTATTTCGGGTGCCCTTGGGCCTAACTCACCCATCGGCCTGAACCCGAACGAAGAAACCCTGGCTGACTTGCTTAAAGAACGGGGATATGCTACGGGTATTTTTGGAAAATGGCACCTGGGCGACCGGAAGCAGTTTTTGCCGCTTCAACAGGGGTTCGATGAATATTACGGTGTACCCTACTCGCACGATATGTGGCCATTGCACCCGGCACAGGCGCAGGCGCATTACCCTCCTCTAAACTGGATTGAAGGAAACGAGCCTAAAGAAGAGATTAAAGATCTGAACGATGCCAGCAAGATCACCTCAACAGTGACCGAAAAGGCGCTTTCCTTCATCCGGCGTCACAAAAATGCCCCGTTCTTTCTGTACGTCCCTCATCCATTGCCGCACGTACCGTTAGCGGCTTCGGATAAGTTTAAAGGGAAAACCGCCCGTGGGCTTTTTGGTGATGTGCTGACCGAGCTGGACTGGTCTGTTGGGCAGATTTTGGGTGAGTTGAAAAAGCAGAACCTGGATAAAAACACGCTGGTTATTTTCATCAGCGACAATGGCCCCTGGCTCAACTATGGCGATCATGCGGGCTCGTCGGGGGGCTTCCGCGAAGGGAAAGGAACCTCGTTTGAGGGCGGGCATCGGGTGCCTTGTCTGGTTCGCTGGCCGGGCGTGGTGCCAGCAGGCCGGGTATGCAATAAGCTCCTGACCACGATGGATATTCTGCCGACCGTAACCAGGCTCTGCGGTGCCCGGCTTCCTAAAAATCGCATTGATGGTGTCGACTGGATTGCCCTGCTCAAAGGCGATGAATCCGTTACTCCTCGGGATAAGTTCTACTACTATTATCGTAAAAACAGCCTGGAAGCGGTTCGAGAAGGGGACTGGAAACTGGTATTGGCCCATCCCGGTCGTACTTACGAAGGGTTCTTGCCTGGCCAGAACGGTAAACCGGGACCCAGCACCGAAACCCACGAATTTCCGGCTGGTTTGTACGATCTCCGTCGTGATCCGGGTGAGCGCTACGACGTTCGGGAGCAGCATCCTGAGATTGTCGCCAAACTAGAGAAGATCGCTGAAGAGGCCCGCGCCGATCTGGGTGACGACATTCAGAAGCGGGCCGGTACCAACGTTCGCGAACCCGGCCGGATTACGCAATAG
- a CDS encoding RNA polymerase sigma factor — translation MLKPDLSHTAQRTWERTDETVLWQQFREGQEAAFQGLVQHFYRELHFYGGRFTRDSDLLKDCLQDLFLDLWTYRNKIVQTSFIRPYLYKSLRRKIHREAMRHSAIVSEATMPFDDVSSDDITAEQALIHTELSEYQTARLNALLAQLSDRQREAIHLKFYAELSNEEIADILAVNKQSVANLLHRGLTRLRESWPSLLSLLAGWLLHESFTK, via the coding sequence ATGCTGAAGCCCGACCTGAGTCATACCGCACAGCGCACCTGGGAGCGAACCGACGAAACCGTACTCTGGCAACAGTTCCGGGAGGGGCAGGAAGCGGCTTTTCAGGGACTTGTTCAGCATTTTTACCGGGAACTACACTTCTACGGTGGCCGTTTCACCCGCGATTCCGATCTGCTGAAAGATTGCCTGCAAGACCTGTTTCTAGACTTGTGGACTTACCGAAACAAGATTGTACAGACGTCCTTTATCCGACCCTATCTCTATAAATCGCTTCGACGCAAAATTCATCGGGAAGCGATGCGTCATTCGGCCATCGTTAGTGAAGCGACAATGCCATTCGATGACGTAAGTTCAGACGACATAACGGCCGAACAGGCACTGATTCATACCGAATTATCGGAGTACCAGACTGCCCGGCTCAATGCACTGCTGGCGCAGTTGTCGGATCGGCAACGGGAAGCCATTCACCTGAAATTTTATGCCGAACTGTCGAACGAGGAAATTGCTGATATACTGGCTGTTAACAAGCAATCGGTTGCCAATCTGTTGCATCGGGGATTGACTCGCCTGCGCGAAAGCTGGCCGTCGTTGCTTTCGCTATTGGCGGGCTGGCTGTTGCACGAATCGTTCACAAAATAA